The genome window GAATGGAGAGAGGATTAGAGAACTGGATTGTGGATTGTGATTGTGGCGCTAAGGATGATGACGGTGAGAGGATGATGGCCTGTGATACCTGTGGGGTCTGGCAGCATACAAGGTGTACTGGGATCAGTGATTATGACGAAGTACCGGCAAAGTTTGTTTGTAAGAAGTGTATCTGCATACGCAAGTCTAAAGGCCGCAGCAGTGGAAGAATCAAAAGTAACACCTCCAGTGGGAGGTGCAAGGATGAAATAGAACCCTCCATCACTGAGTCAGGCAGATTTGGTAGCATGACAACCGTAGGGTGATAATTTTGTTATTGTAAAGTGTTGATCTGCATGTACATAGAGTAGCGTAGTATGAGAGCTGATGATAGTCTCAGCTTTGGCGTGCTTGTAATAATTTTTAATGCCATGGTTGAAACTTTTTGCTTCTCCTTGATGCAGAAGTTAATCTTTCccgtaaaattttcattttgcaCCTGCATAGTATGAACGCCTCATATACATCAGACTTTACTAATCTAGAATGGTCTGGATAAATTAAAGCATTAATCAAGAATTAGCCAATTTACTTTACAAatatacaattgtttctatcactaACCTTCATGGATCCTTTTTTCGATCTCTTTTTTTAATTCAGTGCTGCCTGCAGGGTCTTTCATGATATGCAAGAGCTGTTCTTCATGTAGAGAGAGTCGAGCCAGAGCCTTTGTTAGCATTGTATACCTAGTTACCACTTGTTGATACAGCCTTAGCAGCTGTTGAACATCCTCTGTTGTCAGTTCTTTTGCCTCCGAGCCCATGAAAGGATATAGGCAGCCTGCAATCCCATATGAAAACATCAGCTGGAACGCTATCAATTTAGCATTTTTTATTGCAAAGGGGCACTCAGAATCAGCATCGCGGAGCTATTTCTTGACCATGATATCCCTAGGTTCTACCTTACacaaataattaaaatttttaattacttgaaaattatgttgaatttattttatgctgatTCCTAGGAAATGGCATAACATGGAGAGAAGGCAAGCATCTAGTGATTATGGTGCATCAGAGAATGCGGTACAATCTGGTTCCTCATGTGATATGTAGTTGCATCACAATGAATTTGTCCATTACAAACTTGTGTTcattgaaacaaaaaaaaaaggttaacaGATGACAAAGATGACGACAAGAAAGCGagtgaaagaaaaagagaattaAACAGAAGATAATAAGAGTACTAAGAGGAAGGTGAGGAAGCTGAAAGAAGAATTAATACAATCTGAATGCATTCGTCAGTAAACATAAAGAGCTTCAAGGCAAAAAAGGTGGCGACAAAATTTGCGGAATGGAAATCTGCGCTTCTACTTACATCTATTAGGCAATGGGGAGTAAACTTGTATTTACATTCTAAGTAAATATATTATGTAACTTCTACCTCATAAAAATCAGGCAATTTAAGTCAAACAATCGACTTCAGTATCTTCATTTTCACAGCCAACAAGCCTTTTGTCTCTTTTTGTTTCGGCACCATGTATAATGTATTGCAATCAAAACAATAAGAAACATTCATGTGCATACAACTTCACCCAAACATATTTTGAACATAAGAAGTACATAAATATACATCATGTAAACTTAAGCAGGATTCTAACCTAGGTCATTGGTTACCACATCCCAATAACCTTACCAACGGGCAGTAGTTGGCACAAGTTAACTTGAGAATATATTAAGTCTGTTCTGCATGCTTTAAGCATATTGGTATACTGATTCAGTTAGGCAGGTTAGTCCTTGCCTAGGCAGACTAACAAAATGCATAGGTTAACTGCCACAGTCAGATATGCAGAAGTATTTAAAAGATTTTCAAGGATATTTATAAAATTTCCAAGGATAGGCTCTCTTAATGCAAGATGGAAAGATAAACAGTACGCAACATGCATACACGATCAAAATCAAGTAATTATGGCCTGTAGAAACCACACAAGCTATTATATCCAAATCAATGTTGTCAAAGCAGCAAATTGCCTCAAGGTGGTATCTGGGGGAAAAAACAGAGGACAAGAGAttggagaaaataaaaaaagataaaacaaatCAACATCCAAGACAAATAGAAGgcaaacaaagaaaaggaagatggAAATCTTTCAACAGCAAACAAGAAATATCTGGTCATAAAAAAGTAGAACTTAAAAATAACGATGaagataaagtttttttttgttttgtttaggGGGTGGGGGACTCCTTATAAATCGGCAGTTGGTTTCTATTCGACGGTCTTCTGCGCTCTAATGCATATCAGGTCAAATTAGGGAGCAGTGAATAGGCATCTTAGaagtaaatatattttctaaatttaataaaaaatatatttctaacTTGTTAATATTAGCATAATATCTGACAGCTAACAAATCATGTCAAATCAAATTAGTCACTGTAGATAACTCCATGTTCCCTATTGGTTCCAATCAAGAAACTAAAGACTCACAAGTGTAGAAGGATCCAAGACTTGATATCAACACCCATCCTGGTCTGGTCCTAAGTCAACACGATATTGGATGTACCTGCTCCAATACTCCAAACAGGTTGGCATTCTAATACTTTACCGTACCTCCAAAATtcatgttttttggttttttttgttTAGGATTTTTtgatcttaaatgatttttaagatttttttagcTTCTTAAGTTGTCTTCTTGAGCCTCTTAAATAGGTCTTGTAGTAGGATGCTCCTTCTTGAacgatttctaatttttctttttttgttttctcaatattttggaactcttattatttttaatgaagctgTACCTTCAAGCTCCCTCCCGTGACTGAACCAACAAGACAAAAGAGAGCCAATAGGGGCTCTCTTTTTTCTGTGAGAAGGACCCATCTATCCTGGCTAGTACTAGGCGACCCGGATAGCAAACCGATCCCGACCAGTACCAACTGGGATGGCTGGTACATCCGTTTCATAAGCAAGCCAGTGTCCTGAGGCTGACCCAACTACCACTCTCATCTAAATGGTACAAGACTGGTGGGATGCAGCAATATATTATTGGGACAGGAATCCTAAAATGCATGTATAAATGTGTCTATAGATATGCACAATCACATATCCAGCCTATGTAAAAATATATAAGTAAAAAATAAAGCATGTAAACTTAAGCCAATTTCAGTATCTATTTTAGTAAACTTGATTATTAGCATTATCAATACACTAAACAGACTAGAGTCACTAGATGGTCCTAACCTAAGCAGTTGATCCAGACTAGGCACCCAGGCAGACTGACAAGATACCTGCCAAAATTAGTTAACACTGCTGCTTGATTACCAAAAAATAGTGGGCAATCTACTGTATGCTTAATGGATGACATGAATAATTGCTTTACGGACCAGTTACAGATGATTATTAACTTTATGAAAAATCACATGTAGAGAGCATGGAGCATGGATAGCCTAAGAAGCAGAAAATAGCTTGATTGGTTAAAATCAATTTTTCTGCATTAAATAATTGAACATACAGTTTGCACAATAACTGTGAATTTGGTCAAAATACACCAGTATGGAAACAAATGTCAAGAACAATCTCTTTATGCAAAATGTCAGTTAtagtataataaataaaattatcatACTGTAAAAGTTACCTTCGAGATTGACATGGATCTCCTTGCCATGCCTTCTCATGGTGGTGGCATCATCTTCAGATAACTGTAGTACACTACTATGCCCAGTGACAGTCTCTTCATTGGCTATTTTTGCTGATTGCATATTCTCCTGAAACTCACTTTCTTCCATGGACAGTGAACTGGCATTGATATTTGTTATAAATGTTTCTGCTGAGATGAGATTGGTAAGGTAATATTCCACTTCTGACACAAGCTTTGACTGCCTTCTAAAGAGCTGGATAAATTTCAGGTTGGAATGCAGCTGGGGAGGATTGGCCTATATCAAGTTGAAAGGAAACTAAAATGCTTTAGACCTCTGTAAGAAAAAGCATGTTGAAAAACAATTTAAACATAATGAGTTCTGAGTAATTAAGGTTGCATGGTACCCACCAGAAATCATAGGTCAGTTTGAAAGAGGTTTTTTAATTTtgggtaccaaaaaaaaagagcatctaTTAATTAAGACAACACCCCAAGTGCTCCATATTGTGAAAAGTCAAAGTCAAACTTGAAAAGACAATGTCCAATAAAGGCACTTATGAGATAATAATTTTCTATTGAGTTCTCACAAGTGAGGAAGAAATTTGGTTATCATATTCTGCAATCCTCACCATGAGTAGTTAAAATTGGAAAATGAGAAGAAATGGAGACATGC of Phoenix dactylifera cultivar Barhee BC4 unplaced genomic scaffold, palm_55x_up_171113_PBpolish2nd_filt_p 000381F, whole genome shotgun sequence contains these proteins:
- the LOC103717258 gene encoding vacuolar protein sorting-associated protein 9A-like isoform X3; the protein is MDSSSAFSQPNFYDFLNRMRHPASADLVRAIKSFIVSFSFHTTDAENDSRKLQDFLVTMESTIKEHPLWAHASHEEIDSAVEGLEKYVMTKLFNRTFASSPEDVKADLYISEKIRLLQHFVRPDHLDVPRVLRNEASWLANPPQLHSNLKFIQLFRRQSKLVSEVEYYLTNLISAETFITNINASSLSMEESEFQENMQSAKIANEETVTGHSSVLQLSEDDATTMRRHGKEIHVNLEGCLYPFMGSEAKELTTEDVQQLLRLYQQVVTRYTMLTKALARLSLHEEQLLHIMKDPAGSTELKKEIEKRIHEGAK
- the LOC103717258 gene encoding vacuolar protein sorting-associated protein 9A-like isoform X2, with translation MESTIKEHPLWAHASHEEIDSAVEGLEKYVMTKLFNRTFASSPEDVKADLYISEKIRLLQHFVRPDHLDVPRVLRNEASWLFAAKELQKINSFKVPREKLLCIMNCCRIINNLLLNISMSTNYVPAGADDFLPVLIYVTIKANPPQLHSNLKFIQLFRRQSKLVSEVEYYLTNLISAETFITNINASSLSMEESEFQENMQSAKIANEETVTGHSSVLQLSEDDATTMRRHGKEIHVNLEGCLYPFMGSEAKELTTEDVQQLLRLYQQVVTRYTMLTKALARLSLHEEQLLHIMKDPAGSTELKKEIEKRIHEGAK